ACCGTGAAAAACCGCAGGCAGTAAATGGCCATGCCGTACAGGTGAGCATAGGTGTGGCACATGAGCTCGCCGGCCTTTTTCGTGGCCGCATACGGCGAAATGGGATGGTCCACCGGGTCGGTTTCGGAAAAGGGAACCTTCAGGTTATTGCCGTAGACCGAAGACGAAGACGCGAAAAGCAGGTGGCGGATCCCCTGTTCCACGCATGCCTCCAGCACGTTCTGCGTGCCGGTCACGTTGACTTCGGTATAAAGGACAGGGTCTTTGATCGACGGCCTGACGCCGGCCATGGCCGCCAGGTGGACCACCGCATCCGGCTTTTCGTGCGCGAACACGCGGAAAAGCGTTTCCGAGTCGCGGATGTCGCCTTCGATGCTGATGAAATTTTCCCGGTCCGGCCGCGAAAGCAGCGCCGCGATGTTCCGCTTTTTGATGGAAGGGTCGTAAAAGGGATTGAAGTTGTCGAAGGAAACGACGCGGAGGCCTTCGTCGAGAAGCCTGCCGCAAAGGTGCGATCCGATAAAACCGGCTCCGCCGGTCACAAGGACTTTTCTATCCATGCCCGCCTCCCAATATTATAGAAAAATGCTTTAAGGAACTTTAAGGCCTGACTTGCTCATGCGCTTTTCGAAGCATACGAAGGCTTCGAGCCCACGGAACGCAGGACCGTGACCGCGTTTTGAAAACGCCTGCTTCCGTTCCGCACGCCCAGCGCAAACCGGCTCGCGAGGATCTCGAACCCCACCGGCTTCTGCGCTTCTTCGAATTTCTGAGTCAAAAAAGTTTCATACACCGGATCTTCCGCGAGCTCGATCCCCCACTTCGTTCCGAGATGGTCCAGGGCATGGCCCAGACGTTCGCGGTTCCACTGGGTGCGGTAGAAAGGCATGTCCACGGCCTTGACCGGGCCTTCCACGCGCATTTCGATTTTCGCGCTTTTGTCTTCGAGGGCTTCGAGGCCCTTGAGCCCGAGCTTGTAGGTCAGGTCGACGCCCACCGTGTACGGGCTTGACGGCTCTTCGAAAAGTTTTTCCATGCGGCTGACCGCCTCATGCGCCAGCAGGAAGCAGGGACGCAGCCCGAAAGTCTTCACGCTCCGGACGACCCTTTCGCCTTCCGCCCCGAACGTGACGATCTGCCGGCCGATGAGGCCGTCGTTCGGATACACCACCATGGCCTCGCGTTCCTGCGCGGTCTTGATGAGGCTTTCCACGGTGCCTTTCGGCAGGCGGACTTCATTGTCGATGAAGAGCGCGTACGGCGTCTTGAAATGCGGCACCGCAAGGTTGAACGCATTGCCCAGCGACGGATAATGGTTCGTATAAATAATGGTCATGTTGCCGTGCTGGCGCTGGCGTTTTTCCAGCTGCAGGCGGATTTCTTCCGGAGCGTTTCCTTCCACCACGATGAGGTTGAACGGAATCGAAATATGGCGGTAGAGCTCATCGATGGCTTTGGTGAAAACCGAATGACGTTCGTAGGGGGCCATGATGATCGTGATGTCTTTGTGGCTCAAAAAAAGATCGCGGCCCGAACGTCCGATGGTGCGCTCCGGTAATTGGATGACTTGTCCGAATTCCATTGTTTCCTCCTTGGATCACTTTTGGATCATCAATGCTATGATTTTATCGACGGCGCCGGCCTCGTCTGTCGGGAATCCGTCGTTTCCTTAAAAGGGCCTTCCTTAATCACTTGTCCTGAATTTCCCGGGTAGGGTTTTCCCTACTTTCCATCTCCGGCAATGACGGCATGGACTGTCTGGAAAAGGATTTTCATGTCCATCCAAATGGACCACTGGTCGATGTAGCGCAAATCGAGTCCCATCCATTCTTCGAAGCCGATGGAGTTGCGGCCCGAGACCTGCCAGATGCACGTGATGCCCGGCTTCATGGACAAACGACGGCGCTGCCAGGGCTCGTATTGCGAGACCTCCGTGGGCAGGGGCGGCCGCGGGCCGACGATGCTCATGTCCCCTTTCAGCACGTTCCAGAACTGGGGAAATTCGTCCAGGCTCGTCTTCCTCAGAAAACTTCCCACTTCCGTGATGCGCGGATCCTTGGTCATCTTGAACACGGGCCCGCTCATCTCGTTTTTCTCTTTCAGGTCCTTGAGCATGTCCTCGGCATTGACCACCATGGTCCGGAATTTATAGAGCGTAAACGGCTTGCCATTTTTTCCGCACCGGACCTGCTTGAAAAAAACGGGGCCCGACGACCTGAGTTTGATGGCGAGCGCCACGATCGCGAGGATGGGGGCGCTGATAGCCAGGGCCGTGGCGGCAAGAAAGACGTCGAAGAAGCGCTTGATCACCAGTTCCCCCTCTTTCAAAAGACGCGTCTCGAAAGTAAGGTAGGTCATCCCGTCCAGGTTTTTGGGGATCCTCCGCGCGATCTCGATGTCGAAAAGGTCCGTGGACACGGTCGCGGGAACGCCCACGGCCTCGCAATACGCGACGTATTTGCTGATTTCTTCCAGCCATTTGCGCGGCGTGATAAAAAAAACCTCGTCGACGTTTTTCTTTTCGAGAAGGTCGGGAAGGTCTTCCAGCGTTCCGACCACGTTGTAACCGGCCACGTTCTCTCCGGTGAACATGGGCTCGCGGTCGATCAGGCCCACGACGCGGTAGCCCCATTCCCGGTGGCGTGCCAGGTGGCTCAGGAATTTCTGCGCGCGCCGGCCGGTGCCCACCACAACGATGTCCTTGAGGTTGTAGCCTTTTTCCCGGGCGCGGCGCGCCATGAAGACCGCCAGCCCCCGGGTGAAGATGAGCAGCATCGTGCTGCTGCCGACGTACGCCAGGATGAAAAAGCGGCTCAAAAATTCGAATTTGAGAAGGAAAGCAAGGCTCGCAAAAAGCCCCAGGAAGATGACGCAATCGCACAGCAGGTTCAAGAACACGATGCGCCAGCCCTGGACGCGGAGATGGCGGTAGCCGTCACGCGTCCACAGCAGCACGCTCCAGATCAGGAACACCGTCCAAAACACCTGGTAGTAGAGATAAAGCGGCCGCAATCCGTGCACGATCTGCGCCGAATGGAACAGGTCCAGAGAATAATGCGACAGGACGTAGTAAACGAGGAAGAAATTCAGAGAAACAAGAGCGAGTTCGACGGCATAAAGAATTTTTCTCATGACAAATCCGCCGAAGCGCTTAAAAGCGTCTGGTAAGTTTTTTCCAGTTCTTCGCAATCTTTGTCCCAGCTGTATTCCCGCTGCACGAGCCTCTTGGCTTCCTGCCCCAGGCGCTCGGTGCCCTTGGGATCGGAAATCAATTCCTGCAGCCGCCCGCGCAGGGCCTCAACATCGCCGGTCTTGAACGTCGCTCCCGCGTCCTCGATCACGTCTTTGTTTTCCGTGATGTCGCTGGTGAGCGGGCAGGCGCCAAAGCTCATGGCTTCCAGCAGCGCGAGCGAAAGCCCCTCGATCTCGGACGGAAGGCAGTAAAGATAGGCGTTGGAATAAAGTTCCTTCATGACGCTTCCCTCGGCCCATCCCGTAAAAACAATGCCGGGATCTCCGCCGGCAAGTTCATGGAGCCGCTTCACGTAATCGTCCGAATGCCAGCTTGCGCCCGCGATCACGAGCTTTTTGTCCGTATGCAGGCCGCGGTAAGCCTCGATCAGGTGATGGCAGGCTTTTTCCGGCACGAGGCGGCTCGCGAACAGGATGTAGCTCTTCGGATCGAGCCCCCATTTTTCCTTGATTTCGGCCGCGGCAAGAGGCTCTTCGATGTTCACGCCGTTCGGGATGTAGCTGACGTCGCGGCGGTACTGTTCCTTGTAATATTTTTTCAGGAATTTCGAGACCACAACCGTGTGGTCGGGAAACATTACCGAGCACCTTTCCCCCATCTGAAGCGCCGTGCGCGCGGCCCAGCCCCATTTCGCGCGCTGCCAGTCCAGGCCGTGCACGGTGACGACGGTCTTGCACTTGGCCGGCCGCGTCAGGAACGACATGAGCGCGGGCCCGATCGAATGGAAATGGACGATGTCGAATTTTTGAAAAATAGCGTCCCACGCAGAAACGGCCACGCGCGAAAGGGTCTCGAGGTGTTTGGTGGGAATCGCAGGCATGCGCTTCAAAAGCGTGCGCTTGTAAACGGTTTCGGCGGTGGACACGTGGTCCGAGCAATACACGGTGACTTCATGCCCGCGCGCCGCCAGCCGGGGGCAAATTTCTTCGAGACTCTTCTCCACTCCTGCTTGGAATCCGGGAAATCCGCGGCTTCCGATGTGTGCTATTTTCATGAAGACTCCTCCGTGTTAAGTAAGCAATTCGATGGAGAAAGGATACGGCCTTTGGCGGGAGCGGGGTATCAGGTGCTTTTTTCAATCGATATCCGCGATTCACTAACACTTGTGTCGGGACTCTCCCTGCGAGGAAGGGTTTTCCCTGATACGGCGCAGGCCCCGGAGGAAAAAAAAGTAAGGCGGCGGCGGGCAGAGTCCCCCCGCGGTTTCAAAACAGGCGGTATTCCGGTTCAGGCGGAAAGAGGCTCCGCGACGGGCTCCGCGGCCGGGGAAGATTTCTTTTCTAAAAGGGCCGCTTCGAAAATATCGACGAGGGTATTCATGTGCCGGTCTTCGGCATACTCGTTCAGGACCGCCTGATAGGCATTCTCGCCCATGCGCTCGCGTTCTTCGGGATGATCCAGCATCCACTGGATTTTGGCCGCAAATCCGTCCAGATCGCCATACTCGAACAAAAGGCCGAGCTTGCCGTCCGGGACAATGCCCGGAAGGCTGCCCAGGCGCGTGACGATGACCGGGCGCCTGCAGGCGAAAGATTCCAGGATTGTGTTGGGCAGATTGTCGTAGCACTCCGAAGGCACGAGCGTGAACAGGGCCTTGTGCACGAGTTCATGCAGCTTCGCTTTGTTTCTCTCGAAAGGCGCGAACACAATCCTGTCGCCGCCCAGTTCTTTGGCCAGCGTCTTGAGGCGCGCGGATTCCGCGTCCTGCTCGTCCCCCGCCAGATGCAGGCGCACGCCTCTGTCCGGCACGCGGCAGAAGGCGCGGATCGCGGCTTCGACGCCTTTGTAGGGCACGAAGCGGCCCACGAAAAGAATGTACGGCTCGCGTTCTTCGTGCGCGGCGGGGCTTTCGCAGGGCCTCACGAACGTATTGACCTGGTGCACGCGGTGCGGCTCAAAGCCGAGGTGGAGAAGATCGTCTTTCATGAATTCCGTGGGAGCGATAAAGGCCGACACCTTCTTGTAAATGCCCAGACGCCGGTGCAGTGAATTCGCGAAAACCTGGACCGCGGAGCGGACGAGCGAGCCATGCACGCAGCGGTGCCGGATGCCGTTGAAAAGATTGGAGCCTTTGCAGTCCGTGCACGGATGGCCGTCGCGGTAATACATGTTCGCGGGGCAGCTCAGATTGAAGTCCGACATGCGCATCACGACCGGGACGCCGTGCTCCACGCAGGCGTCGATCGCGCTCGGCGAAATGTGATTGTTGAAATTGAGGAAATACGCGATATCCGGGCGCTGGTCGCGGATGACCGAGGCCACGGCGCGCTTGGCCTCAAAGCTGTACACGGCGCGGCCGGCAAGCGACAGCTGCTGCTGCCATGTCGGCTTCATGTTCTGGATCTTGGCCTCCCCGCCTTTGACGACGGGTTCGATGAAATATTTCTGATACGGGGTCGGCAGTGTCTTCGCATAATTGACCGACAGCGGAATGGGTTCGATGCCGCGGCGGCGGAAGGATTCCATGACGGACAGGAAATAGCGCTCGGCGCCGCCGGAAATAAAATGATATTTATTGACGACAAGGACTTTGGAAAGGGCCATGATTTTCTCCGCGTTGCGAACCGTTCGTGGACGCCAAAACAGGGAGAGGATACGCCGCAAAGGACGATACAGCCATCGGGAGACGGTTTATTCGCGCATGGGAAAAATTCCCGGAGATTTGTCGGGGGACGGGAAAGGGCTTAGAGCGTGCCTTCGAGGACGGGCTCGGGCTCGGGTTCCGCTTCCCCCGTCGGATCGGGAACGATTTCCGGCTCAGGCTCTTCTTCCGGCGGAGGCGGATTGTCGTCTTCGGAAGAGGCCTGGTCGAGGATGTTCATGTTGCGGGCAAGCGCGATCAGGACCCAGAAATAAATCATGACGACGGTGTTGCGCAGGCTGTTGTCGGCGAATTGCCGGACCAGGAAGCCGGAGATCATGGCCACGGTACTCAATTGAAGCGAGAGGCCCAGCCTCGTCCGGCTCTGCTTATAATCGCGCCAGCTGCGCCGCAGCGTGGAAAACGCAAGAATCAGGTAACCGGCGCATCCGATGATGCCGGTCTCGGCCAGGAGCCGGAGATAATCGTTATGGGTCAAAATGCCGAATTCCGTCTCGATCATCGCAAGCCCGTGCCCGATCAAAGGCTCCTCTTTCACGAGCGGCCCGATTTCTTCCCAGGTGTTCAGCCGCCATTCCCACGCGGAGCGTCCGGCGGCATACTGGCTGTTGGGCTCGACGAGATCCATGATCCTGTTTCGCACCGCGGGCACGCCGAGAACGGCCACAAGCACGAGCGGCGGGATCAGCCCGAGCAGTTTGCGGTAGCGCAGCTTGCCGAGCAGGAGCATGGAAAGAACGAAGACGATCCAGGCGCCGCGCGAAAGCGTGAAAACGAAAATCACGAAGGCAAGAAAAGTAAACCCGCCCAGGAAACTCTTGTGGCCCATGGGAAAGCCCTCGAGCACCTGCACCACGGAAAAAATCAGGATGATCAGGAGATAAGAGCCGAACGCGTTCGGATGAAGAAAGGTCCCGACGATGCGGTCCTGGCCCGCGTCGTGAATGGTCCCGTGCCCTGTGACCAGCTGATAGTACGCGAGCAGGATCGGCAAAAGCGCCGACAGCAGGATGACCGTAAACGCATTTTTGATCTTGTCCTCGGTTGTGAACAAAAGCCGCGTGAGCACGTAGGCTGCGAAAACACTGAGCAGGCGCAGCCAGTCGGAAAAGCTGCCGACCATGTTCGGGCTGCGGAACATCGACAATCCGCAAAGCACGATGAAAAGGAGAAAGGGCTTGGAATCCTCGAGCTGCAAAGGATTGGCGCGGCGGTACAGAACGTAAAAGACGCCCAGGACGATGATGGCAATGCTGGCCAGCGCAGCCAGGTTCATGTCGCCGAAATTTTTCGCGTAGTCCAGCGAGGTCCGGATGAAAAGAAGCGCCATGAAGCCGACTTCGAAATTCAGGAAGAGCAGGGTCGTGTAGATGACCATGATCAAGCCGGCGATGACGTAGAGTCCGCTTCCGGCCACGGCGCCATAGAGGGAGAACGGCGCGAGCAAAAGAACGCCCAGGATCGCGAGTCCGGGATTACGAAACCGGCTTTTGGACAAGGGGCACCCCTTTTCGGAAAAAGGACTTGAAGCACCTTCCCGCGAGTTCCCACATGAAATGGCGCTCATGGTCTTTGGAGCTGACCCAGAACCAGACCGGCGCGAAAGCCAGGATAAGCGCGCGCGAGGCGATGCCGTCGAAGAAGGCCAGTCCCACGAACGCCAGTCCCGCCCAGAGCAGCGTCATCGACACCAGCCGCACGTTCTTGGGCGCGGTCCGTGCACCGAAATAATGGCGGGCCGCATAAATGTGCATCAGATAATTGGCCACGGCCGCGGCGGAAACGCCGACGGAAACGCCCATCAGTCCCCACCTGGGGAAAAGAAGGCGTGCCACGCCGAGCATGATCCCGCAGTAGATGCTGGAAATGATGGCAATGGCCTTGAGTTTGCCCTTGCCGGAAAGCGCGGCCGAATAGGAATAGCCCATGAGCACGAAGAGCGTGCCGATCAGCTGGACCTGGAGATACGGCACCGCGGGTTCGAAGTCTTTGCTGTAGCAAAGCAGGATGAGCAGCTCCGGCACGACCGCGATGAAAATCACGATGGGCACGAGCGCGAACATCAGAAAGCGCACGGAATCGTTGAGCGCGGTGCCGACTTCTTCGTTATTGCGCGCGCCCGCGATCAAAGGCAGCACATAGCCGCTGGTCGCCTGGATCGGGATGGACATGTAAACGGTCGTGAACGTCATGACCACCTGGTAGATGCCGAGGGTCGAAAGCCCCAGCCCATGCACGATCCACGCGGCGATCACGATGCGCATCACGTGCGTCAGCGCATCCTGGTAAATCTGCGCCAGCCCGAAGGAAAATTGTTCGCGCAGGGCCGGAAGGTCCACCCGCCCTCCGAAATGGAGGAAAGGACGGCGGGCGTTCAAAAGAAGATAAGAGAAAAGCGGTGCCACGAAAAAAAGAGCCATGGCCATGACCGCGCCCCACTCTTTGAAAAAATAAGTCACCACCGGAGTCACGACAAAAACAAGGGCATAGGCCCCCAGCGTGTACCGCGCAAAGGAAATGAAGTCCATGTTCCCTTTGACGATGGACGCCATGAGCGTCGCGATGCAGGCCAGCGGCAGGAGAATTCCCAGAAAGATCACGTACCTATAATAAGAAGGGTCCTGGAACAGCAGGCGTGAAATGGCCGGGGAAAAAATCACGACGGCCGCGCCGACCGTCAGCGCGGAAACGGCCATGAGAAAAAAAGAGGTCACGAGCACTTTGCGGTAAGCGGGAGTGGCTTCGCCCGTGAAGCGCTGCTCGGCGACCTGCTTGATGACTCCGCGCCGGGAGCCGAGGTCCCCCAGCGTGCGCAGGGCTTCGAAGAAAATCACCAGCTGCGTGAAAAAACCCGTGCCCGAGGGGCCGAGCACCAGCGCGATGCATTTCGTGCGCACAAACCGGATGGCCATTTCGCCGATGCTGACGCCGGTCAGAATGCTGGAACCTTTGACAATTGACTTCATGAGAGTAGAGTCCCGTCCTGTTTAGGAATACCGCGTGCTTTGGGGGGAATTTAATCGCGGTAATACCGGCTGTAATACTGATTGGTCTCGTCCTGGGTGGCGCTGTTCAGAACCACGCCGATCAGTTTCGTATTGGCGGCATGGACCATGCGGATCGACTTTTGAATAAGCCGGCCCTGCGTCACTCCGGTGCGGGTCACGAGAATCGCGCCGTAAAGGTGCGAGAGCAGGACCGAGGCATCGGAAAGCAGCGTGATCGGGGCCGTATCGTAAATGATCAAGTCGAAATATTTCCGCGTTTCCTGGATGAATTCCAGCGTCCGCGCGGAGCTCAAGAGCTCCGAGCCCATGATCACGCTTTCGCCGGGCGTGATGATCCACAGGTTCGGGATCTTCGTCTTCTGGACGATGTCCGTGAAGCGAAGGCCGTCGGTCAGAAACTGGCCCAGGCCGAGGCGCGTCGGCGTCTCGTAAGTGCGCTGCAGCCTTCCCCGCCGGATGTCGGTGTCGACCAGCAGGATTTTCTGTCCGAGCTGGGAAAGCGAGATCGCCAGATTCGAGGCAATGGTGCTTTTCCCTTCGTCGGGAATGGAGCTGACGACCGCGAAGTCTTTGAAGTACGGATTCTTTTCCGTAATCCATTTGAGCTGCGTGCGCAGCAGGCGGTAGGCCTCAGCCGAGCCCGACAGCGGCTTCTGCAGCACCAGGCGGTCCATCTTGGCAATTTTGTGGAAACCTTTCACATGGGCATCGTACGGAATGGCTCCCATGTAATTCTCGTTGCCGATGATTTTCTTCAGGTCGTCTTCGCTCTTGACGGTGTCGTCGAGGTAATCCACGAAAAATGCCAGGAAAATGCCCACCACGAGCCCGCCCATCAGCCCGACCAGGAGATCGCGCTTTTTGTTCGGAATCGAGGTTTCCGTCGGAGCCACGGCCGGATCGGCCACGACGATGTTGTTCATCTGCGAGCTGGAAAGAACCGACGTTTCCTGAATCTTGTGGAGGATGTCGCCGAGGAGCTTTTCTTCGTCCTCCGGCGCCGTTCCCGCGACGAGCTTGTTGATCGATTCCTCGAACTCGCCGTTATTGGACTTTTCCTTTTCAATCTGCTCGGACAACGAACGGATCTCGTCGCGGAGCATGATCATTTCATGGTGCTTGGGGCCGTACAGCGTGGCCAGATGATCGTGCTGCGCTTTCAGGCGGAGGTAATCTTCGTTGAGCGCGGCCATTCTCTGGTTGCGGATGAACCGCAGCGCCCGGCGCATCATGTTGTCGCGCGCATAGCGCTCGGCAATGGCGT
This Verrucomicrobiia bacterium DNA region includes the following protein-coding sequences:
- a CDS encoding GDP-mannose 4,6-dehydratase — translated: MDRKVLVTGGAGFIGSHLCGRLLDEGLRVVSFDNFNPFYDPSIKKRNIAALLSRPDRENFISIEGDIRDSETLFRVFAHEKPDAVVHLAAMAGVRPSIKDPVLYTEVNVTGTQNVLEACVEQGIRHLLFASSSSVYGNNLKVPFSETDPVDHPISPYAATKKAGELMCHTYAHLYGMAIYCLRFFTVYGPGQRPDLAIYKFAKLMLEDAEIPFYGDGATQRDYTYVEDIVDGIVKALDRNFSEAKKSYHVLNLGGSQTVTLTQMVETLEQALGRRARLKRLPQQPGDVEKTYADISKARDMLGFSPATPFAEGIRKFAAWYQALRKEEGIAA
- a CDS encoding glycosyltransferase, which gives rise to MEFGQVIQLPERTIGRSGRDLFLSHKDITIIMAPYERHSVFTKAIDELYRHISIPFNLIVVEGNAPEEIRLQLEKRQRQHGNMTIIYTNHYPSLGNAFNLAVPHFKTPYALFIDNEVRLPKGTVESLIKTAQEREAMVVYPNDGLIGRQIVTFGAEGERVVRSVKTFGLRPCFLLAHEAVSRMEKLFEEPSSPYTVGVDLTYKLGLKGLEALEDKSAKIEMRVEGPVKAVDMPFYRTQWNRERLGHALDHLGTKWGIELAEDPVYETFLTQKFEEAQKPVGFEILASRFALGVRNGSRRFQNAVTVLRSVGSKPSYASKSA
- a CDS encoding sugar transferase, with amino-acid sequence MRKILYAVELALVSLNFFLVYYVLSHYSLDLFHSAQIVHGLRPLYLYYQVFWTVFLIWSVLLWTRDGYRHLRVQGWRIVFLNLLCDCVIFLGLFASLAFLLKFEFLSRFFILAYVGSSTMLLIFTRGLAVFMARRAREKGYNLKDIVVVGTGRRAQKFLSHLARHREWGYRVVGLIDREPMFTGENVAGYNVVGTLEDLPDLLEKKNVDEVFFITPRKWLEEISKYVAYCEAVGVPATVSTDLFDIEIARRIPKNLDGMTYLTFETRLLKEGELVIKRFFDVFLAATALAISAPILAIVALAIKLRSSGPVFFKQVRCGKNGKPFTLYKFRTMVVNAEDMLKDLKEKNEMSGPVFKMTKDPRITEVGSFLRKTSLDEFPQFWNVLKGDMSIVGPRPPLPTEVSQYEPWQRRRLSMKPGITCIWQVSGRNSIGFEEWMGLDLRYIDQWSIWMDMKILFQTVHAVIAGDGK
- a CDS encoding glycosyltransferase family 4 protein — encoded protein: MKIAHIGSRGFPGFQAGVEKSLEEICPRLAARGHEVTVYCSDHVSTAETVYKRTLLKRMPAIPTKHLETLSRVAVSAWDAIFQKFDIVHFHSIGPALMSFLTRPAKCKTVVTVHGLDWQRAKWGWAARTALQMGERCSVMFPDHTVVVSKFLKKYYKEQYRRDVSYIPNGVNIEEPLAAAEIKEKWGLDPKSYILFASRLVPEKACHHLIEAYRGLHTDKKLVIAGASWHSDDYVKRLHELAGGDPGIVFTGWAEGSVMKELYSNAYLYCLPSEIEGLSLALLEAMSFGACPLTSDITENKDVIEDAGATFKTGDVEALRGRLQELISDPKGTERLGQEAKRLVQREYSWDKDCEELEKTYQTLLSASADLS
- a CDS encoding glycosyltransferase family 4 protein, which gives rise to MALSKVLVVNKYHFISGGAERYFLSVMESFRRRGIEPIPLSVNYAKTLPTPYQKYFIEPVVKGGEAKIQNMKPTWQQQLSLAGRAVYSFEAKRAVASVIRDQRPDIAYFLNFNNHISPSAIDACVEHGVPVVMRMSDFNLSCPANMYYRDGHPCTDCKGSNLFNGIRHRCVHGSLVRSAVQVFANSLHRRLGIYKKVSAFIAPTEFMKDDLLHLGFEPHRVHQVNTFVRPCESPAAHEEREPYILFVGRFVPYKGVEAAIRAFCRVPDRGVRLHLAGDEQDAESARLKTLAKELGGDRIVFAPFERNKAKLHELVHKALFTLVPSECYDNLPNTILESFACRRPVIVTRLGSLPGIVPDGKLGLLFEYGDLDGFAAKIQWMLDHPEERERMGENAYQAVLNEYAEDRHMNTLVDIFEAALLEKKSSPAAEPVAEPLSA
- a CDS encoding O-antigen ligase family protein; its protein translation is MSKSRFRNPGLAILGVLLLAPFSLYGAVAGSGLYVIAGLIMVIYTTLLFLNFEVGFMALLFIRTSLDYAKNFGDMNLAALASIAIIVLGVFYVLYRRANPLQLEDSKPFLLFIVLCGLSMFRSPNMVGSFSDWLRLLSVFAAYVLTRLLFTTEDKIKNAFTVILLSALLPILLAYYQLVTGHGTIHDAGQDRIVGTFLHPNAFGSYLLIILIFSVVQVLEGFPMGHKSFLGGFTFLAFVIFVFTLSRGAWIVFVLSMLLLGKLRYRKLLGLIPPLVLVAVLGVPAVRNRIMDLVEPNSQYAAGRSAWEWRLNTWEEIGPLVKEEPLIGHGLAMIETEFGILTHNDYLRLLAETGIIGCAGYLILAFSTLRRSWRDYKQSRTRLGLSLQLSTVAMISGFLVRQFADNSLRNTVVMIYFWVLIALARNMNILDQASSEDDNPPPPEEEPEPEIVPDPTGEAEPEPEPVLEGTL
- a CDS encoding oligosaccharide flippase family protein, with the protein product MKSIVKGSSILTGVSIGEMAIRFVRTKCIALVLGPSGTGFFTQLVIFFEALRTLGDLGSRRGVIKQVAEQRFTGEATPAYRKVLVTSFFLMAVSALTVGAAVVIFSPAISRLLFQDPSYYRYVIFLGILLPLACIATLMASIVKGNMDFISFARYTLGAYALVFVVTPVVTYFFKEWGAVMAMALFFVAPLFSYLLLNARRPFLHFGGRVDLPALREQFSFGLAQIYQDALTHVMRIVIAAWIVHGLGLSTLGIYQVVMTFTTVYMSIPIQATSGYVLPLIAGARNNEEVGTALNDSVRFLMFALVPIVIFIAVVPELLILLCYSKDFEPAVPYLQVQLIGTLFVLMGYSYSAALSGKGKLKAIAIISSIYCGIMLGVARLLFPRWGLMGVSVGVSAAAVANYLMHIYAARHYFGARTAPKNVRLVSMTLLWAGLAFVGLAFFDGIASRALILAFAPVWFWVSSKDHERHFMWELAGRCFKSFFRKGVPLVQKPVS
- a CDS encoding polysaccharide biosynthesis tyrosine autokinase encodes the protein MSTTAVQPQIDFAQETHLKDYWRIVLRRKWIVVGFALLTTAIVGVMSFTTTPLYKASATIVVENEDSDVLNPADNSSKGVSYDIFENYIKTQMSLILSRSVAGKVFDELNMAELPRYQQEPHPVKRAFGAWMKKVSAFVNGKPVSDTKPDALALFLKDVELERVKGTRALQISVYNPEAELAAKAANAIAERYARDNMMRRALRFIRNQRMAALNEDYLRLKAQHDHLATLYGPKHHEMIMLRDEIRSLSEQIEKEKSNNGEFEESINKLVAGTAPEDEEKLLGDILHKIQETSVLSSSQMNNIVVADPAVAPTETSIPNKKRDLLVGLMGGLVVGIFLAFFVDYLDDTVKSEDDLKKIIGNENYMGAIPYDAHVKGFHKIAKMDRLVLQKPLSGSAEAYRLLRTQLKWITEKNPYFKDFAVVSSIPDEGKSTIASNLAISLSQLGQKILLVDTDIRRGRLQRTYETPTRLGLGQFLTDGLRFTDIVQKTKIPNLWIITPGESVIMGSELLSSARTLEFIQETRKYFDLIIYDTAPITLLSDASVLLSHLYGAILVTRTGVTQGRLIQKSIRMVHAANTKLIGVVLNSATQDETNQYYSRYYRD